A region from the Mustela erminea isolate mMusErm1 chromosome 10, mMusErm1.Pri, whole genome shotgun sequence genome encodes:
- the FNDC10 gene encoding fibronectin type III domain-containing protein 10 → MRAPPLLLLLAACAPPPSAAAVPTPPGWEPAADAPWCPYKVLPEGPEAGGGRLCFRSPARGFRCQAPGCAAHASAGRSLRASVLRNRTVLLQWRLAPAEARRVRAFALNCSWRGAYTRFPCERVLLGASCRDYLLPDVHDGVRYRLCLQPLPLRNEPAAAAPEPAGPAECVEFAAEPAGMREIVVAMTAVGGSICVMLVVICLLVAYITENLMHPAFGRPGLRRQP, encoded by the coding sequence ATGCGCGccccgccgctgctgctgctgctggccgcCTGCGCGCCGCCGCCCTCCGCCGCCGCCGTCCCGACGCCGCCGGGCTGGGAGCCGGCGGCCGACGCGCCCTGGTGCCCCTACAAGGTGCTGCCCGAGGGCCCCGAGGCGGGCGGCGGGCGCCTGTGCTTCCGCAGCCCCGCGCGCGGCTTCCGCTGCCAGGCGCCCGGCTGCGCGGCGCACGCCTCGGCCGGCCGCTCGCTGCGCGCCAGCGTCCTGCGCAACCGCACGGTGCTGCTGCAGTGGCGCCTGGCGCCGGCCGAGGCGCGCCGCGTGCGCGCCTTCGCGCTCAACTGCTCGTGGCGCGGCGCCTACACGCGCTTCCCGTGCGAGCGCGTGCTGCTGGGCGCGTCCTGCCGCGACTACCTGCTGCCCGACGTGCACGACGGCGTGCGCTACCGCCTGTGCCTGCAGCCGCTGCCGCTGCGCAACgagcccgccgccgccgccccggaGCCCGCCGGGCCCGCCGAGTGCGTGGAGTTCGCCGCCGAGCCGGCCGGCATGCGGGAGATCGTGGTGGCCATGACGGCGGTGGGCGGCTCCATCTGCGTCATGCTGGTGGTCATCTGCCTGCTCGTGGCCTACATCACCGAGAACCTCATGCACCCGGCTTTCGGGCGCCCCGGCCTGCGCAGGCAGCCCTGA